The genomic segment CCGTGGACGCGGTGGAACTGATCGGCCATAACATAGATATTTTTCGTAAAAACACCCAGGCAGGAGAGAATATAACGATTACCCAGGGCAATGCCATGGATCTGTCCGCATTTCCGGACAATCTGTACGATATCACACTGCTGTTAGGACCGCTGTATCACCTTTACACCAACGAGGATAAACAGCAGGCGCTGCGCGAGGCGATTCGCGTGACAAAACCAGGCGGCGTGATCTTTGCTGCATATGTGATATCCGACGGCTGCCTCCTTGACGAGGGCTTCCACCGCGG from the Anaerotignum faecicola genome contains:
- a CDS encoding class I SAM-dependent methyltransferase yields the protein VDAVELIGHNIDIFRKNTQAGENITITQGNAMDLSAFPDNLYDITLLLGPLYHLYTNEDKQQALREAIRVTKPGGVIFAAYVISDGCLLDEGFHRGSINVAEYMEKGLLDSRTFAAKSEPKDLFELVRKEDIDDLISALPVTRLHYVAADGCALFMREAIDAMDRDTFELY